GAGCGCGACCTGGTCGACGCGGTCGGCTATGCCGAAATGGCCGACGAGGAGGGTGACGAAGCCTCCCTCGACGAGGCCCGCGCCCAGCTCAAGGGCCTGAAGGACCGCGCCGGCCGCGCCGAGCTGGAGGCTCTGCTTTCGGGCGAGGCCGACAGCAACGACGCCTTCATGGAAATCAATTCCGGGGCCGGGGGCACCGAGTCCAACGACTGGGCCGGCATGCTGCTGCGCATGTACACCCGCTGGGCCACCGCCCACGGCATGACTGTCGACTTCCTGGAAGAGACCTCGGGCGAACAGGCCGGGATCAAGTCGGTGACCCTCCAGGTCAAGGGTCACAACGCCTATGGCTGGCTGAAGACCGAGGCCGGCGTGCACCGCCTGGTGCGCATCTCGCCCTTTGATTCGGCGGCCAAGCGGCACACCAGCTTCGCCTCGGTCTGGGTCTATCCGGTGGTGGACGACACCATCGTCATCGACATCAATCCGTCTGACGTGCGCACCGACACCTACCGGGCCTCCGGCTCCGGCGGCCAGCACATCAATAAGACCGACTCAGCCGTGCGCCTGACCCACATCCCCACCGGCGTGGCCGTGGCCTGCCAGGCCGGACGCTCGCAGCACCAGAACCGCGAGGAAGCCTGGAAGATGCTGCGCGCCCGGCTCTATGAGATCGAGCTGCAGAAGCGCGAGGCCGAGGCCCAGGCGATGCAGGACCAGAAGACCGATATCGGCTGGGGGCACCAGATCCGCTCCTACGTCTTGCAGCCCTATCAGATGGTCAAGGACCTGCGGACCGAGGTGGAAACCTCCGACACCCAAGGGGTGTTGGACGGCGACCTGGACGGCTTCATGGGCGCGTCGCTCGCTCAGCGGGTCGGCATCACCCGCGAGGGGTAAGGCTGTGATCAGATGTGAGTGGGCGCGCGAAGGGATCGAGGCCCTGCGGCCGCACGTCTCCGTCTTCGTGATCGTCGACGTGCTGTCCTTCTCAACGGCCGTGGACATAGCGGTCGGCCGCGGCGCCTTGATCTATCCGTTCCCGCTCGGCGACCATGAGGCGGCCAAGGATGCGGCGGCGAAGGTCGGCGCGGTGGCCGCGGCGCCCAAGCGCGCCGCGGGCGGCCAGTTCAGCCTGTCGCCCGCTAGCCTGCGTGCCTTGAATCCGGGTGATCGCCTGTTGCTGCCGTCCCCGAACGGGTCGCGGTTGTCGCTGGCCTGCGGTGAGATGCCGGTCCTCGCGGGCTGCCTGCGAAACGCCCGCGCTGTGGCGGCCAAGGCCCGCGAGCTGGCGGGGCAGGGGGACATCGGCGTGATTCCGGCCGGCGAACGTTGGCCCGGCGACACCCTGCGTCCGGCCGTCGAGGACCTGGTCGGCGCGGGCGCCATCATCGACGCTCTGGAGGGCGAGATGACTTCGGAGGCTAGGGTCGCGCGCGACGCCTGGCGCAGCGCCCAGCCCGACCTCGATGCCATGATCCGCGACTGTCTGTCAGGCCGCGAGCTCATCGCGCGCGGCTTCGAGATCGATGTGGACCTGGCCCTGCAGAGCGAGGCTAGCGCCGCGGCGCCCATGCTCCGCGACAGGGCCTATTCCGCCTAGACCGGCTTGGGCGCCAGTCCGGGGGTCGGCGCGGGCGCGGCGGCTTGGGCCAGCGGGCTCGGAGCCGGGGTCGGCGGTGTGGCCGGGCGCTGGAACTTCAGGCTACGGCCCTGGAAGAAGGCCCCGGTTTCCATGGCCAGCTGCTCATGGGTGATGTCGCCGTCAACGTAAGCCGTGCCGTAGAGACGGACCTGCTTGGCGGTCACGGCGCCGATGATGCGGCCGCGGGCCTCGATGGCCTCGGCATAGACGCCGCCCTCGATGTGGCCGGTTTCGCCGACAGTCAGCTTGCCGACCCGGACGTCGCCGCGCACCACCCCGTCGATGTGGACTTCGCCTTCACCGGTGACATTGCCCTCGATGGTGATGTTCTCGCTGATCAGCGAGGCCGCGCGCGGCGCCTTGCGTTGGGCCGCGGGGTCGGCCGCCAGCGGAGCCGGAGCGGCGTCGAACTTCACGGGGGGCTTGGCGGGGGTCTTAGCTGTTTTGGAGAACATAATCGCCGGCTTTCACGAAACGGTCGGGGTTCTGGG
The sequence above is drawn from the Phenylobacterium glaciei genome and encodes:
- the prfB gene encoding peptide chain release factor 2 (programmed frameshift) — its product is MRADVEAAKADIEQSIELLRRRLDWEPALRKLHELNARVEDPSLWDNAEAAQAITRERAKLAASVEAVQSIERDLVDAVGYAEMADEEGDEASLDEARAQLKGLKDRAGRAELEALLSGEADSNDAFMEINSGAGGTESNDWAGMLLRMYTRWATAHGMTVDFLEETSGEQAGIKSVTLQVKGHNAYGWLKTEAGVHRLVRISPFDSAAKRHTSFASVWVYPVVDDTIVIDINPSDVRTDTYRASGSGGQHINKTDSAVRLTHIPTGVAVACQAGRSQHQNREEAWKMLRARLYEIELQKREAEAQAMQDQKTDIGWGHQIRSYVLQPYQMVKDLRTEVETSDTQGVLDGDLDGFMGASLAQRVGITREG
- a CDS encoding 2-phosphosulfolactate phosphatase, which encodes MIRCEWAREGIEALRPHVSVFVIVDVLSFSTAVDIAVGRGALIYPFPLGDHEAAKDAAAKVGAVAAAPKRAAGGQFSLSPASLRALNPGDRLLLPSPNGSRLSLACGEMPVLAGCLRNARAVAAKARELAGQGDIGVIPAGERWPGDTLRPAVEDLVGAGAIIDALEGEMTSEARVARDAWRSAQPDLDAMIRDCLSGRELIARGFEIDVDLALQSEASAAAPMLRDRAYSA
- a CDS encoding bactofilin family protein is translated as MFSKTAKTPAKPPVKFDAAPAPLAADPAAQRKAPRAASLISENITIEGNVTGEGEVHIDGVVRGDVRVGKLTVGETGHIEGGVYAEAIEARGRIIGAVTAKQVRLYGTAYVDGDITHEQLAMETGAFFQGRSLKFQRPATPPTPAPSPLAQAAAPAPTPGLAPKPV